The segment ccagatatatggatgggccaaggacagagggtaacagaggaaatgaaacagattgacattcggaaggaaacggtgatgagaagactgatgggactgaaggctgacaaatccccaggtccagatggtctgcaccctagggtactaaaggaggtggccctggaaattgcggatgcattggcaatcattttccaatgttccttagattcaggatcagtccctgaggattggagaatggctaatgttatcccactttttaagaaaggagggagggagaaaacagagaactatcgacctgtcagcctgacatcggtggtgggaaagatgctagagtccattattaaggatgaaatagtggcatatctagatagcagtgataggattgggccgagccagcatggatttaccaagggtaaatcatgcttaactaatctgttggagtttttcgaggatgtaaccaggaagttagacggggggagatccagtggatgtagtgtacctcgattttcagaaggcatttgataaggtcccacatagaagattggtgggtaaaatcaaagctcaggacatcggggggaagacattgacatggatagaaaactggttggcagatagaaagcaaagggtagcggtgaatgggtgtttctcggaatggcaggtggtgactagtggggtgccacagggctcggtattgggaccacagctgtttaccatttacattaacgatttggatgaaggcatagaaaataaccaacaaatttgctgatgatactaagctgggtggcagtgtgacatgtgatgaggatgctaggagaattcagggtgacttgaataggctgggtgagtgggcagatacttggcagatggcgtttaatgtgaataagtgtgaggttatccactttgggggtaagaacaggaaggcagattattatctgaacggtgtagagttgggtaagggagaaatacaaagagatctaggagtccttgttcatcagtcactgaaggtgaatgagcaagtgcagcaggcagtgaagaaggttaatggaatgttggcctttattacaaagggaattgagtacaagagcaaggaaatcctcttgcatttgtacagagccctggtgagaccacacctggagtattgtgtacagttttggtctccagggttaaggaaggacatcctggctgtagaggaagtgcagcgtagattcacgaggttaattcctgggatgtcaggactgtcttacgcagagagatttgaaagactgggcttgtacacgctggaattaaggagattgagaggggatctgattgcaacatataagattattaagggattggacaagatagaggcaggaaatatgttccagatgctggaagagtccagtaccagagggcatggtttgagaataagtggtaggtcatttaggacagagttaaggaaaaacttcttctcccagagagttgtgggggtctggaatgcactgcctcggaaggcagtggaggccaattctctggatgctttcaagaaggagctagataggtatcttatggataggggaatcaagggatatggggacaaggcaggaaccgggtattgatagtaattgatcagccatgatctcaaaatggcagtgcaggctcaaagggctgaatgttctacttctgcacctattgtctattggccacagacagtagatagggttgtagagagacagtgcaggagttgggatgtaacgttCAAATGGGATGAGATGTGGCTGAGGCTGAACATGGAGAACTGGGTTTAGAtctggtcacctaccttcagGTAAGTATCTgagagtttgaaagagtgcagcagaaatggacacagacaTTGCTGAGACTTAAGGACCTGATTTGAAGGGATAGGTTCAACAGATTAGGACTTTACTCTCCTGGAGAATGGGAGAATGTCATAAGGGGACATGAGACTGGaccccaagtgcaggacacaggcactgaattactaggggcaggacaggacaaCTAAACAAGATGTGGGGACTGTGGCATGTGTGAGGGACATGGCATTCAAGGTGATTCTAGGGGTTCTGAGAGAGTCTtgaagttcaggcaggcaggatcccagagttcaggcaggctcTAGGAGTTCAGTGGGtaggccacataactcctgggcagggcccagacctcccagacaggaacacaggggcctgggcaggtcacagggcacaacTCATCAGCAGCAAAGGATAGAACAGGGCAGAGTcctccaccaggcaacagcagtccagcctggcttacccaacagaggcaagggatcagaagggagctcagtccagggtgactgccaaaCTTACTTGCAGACTCATCTTGACAGCAGGTACCTCCAAACCAGGATGAACAGAACAACCCCCTAACTAtgctcagtcccagagccctttATATACACCGTCAGCTGATAGGCATCAGGTGCatctccttaagccaagatgatcctcaggtgactaattgggctcaagggcgaaacgagggacggctacaagatcCGGAGTCCGGAGTTCGCGGACCGGATCAGGAACCGGAATGTGGTCTCCGGACTGGACCATAACAGAGAGTGAGGGGATATATTATACAaaaacaaaatcatgaggggtataaacACCCtaagtttcagcacctaagttacagggaaaagttgacaagttaggtctttattctttggagcgtagaaggttgaggggggccttgatagaggcatttaaaattatgagggggatagatagagttgacgtggataggctttttccattgagagtaggggagattcaaacaagaggacatgagttgagagttagggggcaaaagtttaagggtaacacgaggggaaacttctttactcagagagtggtagctgtgtggaacgagcttccagtagaagtggtagaggcaggttcgatattgtcatttaaagtaaaattggataggtatatccccaggaaaggaatggagggttatgggctgagtgcgggccagtgggactaggtgagagtaagtgttcagcacggactagaagggccgagatggcctgtttctgtgcagtaatggttatatggttaaatataAGTTCGTTCTTTCATTATGTGTTGTGTCAAATGACATGGACgctcatggtctttccatgaccatgattggtcttggcaaatttttttgcTGAAGTTGTttaccattgtcttcttctgggcagtgtctttacaagacgggtgacccccagccattatcaacactcttcagagattgtctgcctggggtcagtggtcacataaccaggacttgtgatctgcaccggctgctcatacgaccatccaccacctgcccccatggcttcacatgaccctgatcggcctgcaggctagcggagggaaggagcaccttacacctcctttgttagagacGTATCTGCACCCCACCACCAGTATAAATAGGGTggatgcaagcaggcattttccgcTCAGCTTGGGCAAGACAAGAATTAGAGGTCGTGGACTAGGGTGAAAGATAAAATATGTACAGGGAATCTGAAagagaacatcttcactcagagggtggtgagagtgtggaacgaactgccagtggAAGAGTGGATACAGGTTCGATTGTCacttttaagggaagtttggataggtacgtgggggAAGGAGGGACATGATCTGGGTCAGAGTAAATGAGACTGGACAGAAAACCCTgctggtacagactagatgggccgaggggcctgtttctgtgctctatggatCTATGTCACTTTGAGCTCTGAGGAGAACAGGTCCAGAAGTTAGCAAAACAATGAAGCTGCTTGATGTTTTGGCCGAGTCCTTGTAACCGAGGCACCGTCTCTATGATAGCAAAAATAAAACAGTCAGTACTCAATGGATTCTTGCAAAACTCTCCCGAGGCCTTTCAAACTTGCTGAAGTGAAGACCAGATCGCAATAGGCTGTGTCTTTACAGCCGAGTCGCATTTCAGAATTGGCCGGCAAGTAGCGTGGTGGACGGCATACCGCTACTACTGCGTCAGTGACCCGGGCtcagttctgctgctgtctgtaaggatttcggCGATCTCCCCGTCACCTCCCTCGTTCCAGAGACGTATGGATTCATAGGTTAATcagtcacgtgggtgtaattgggcgacactggctcattgggccaacagggttgtatctttaaataaaaatatatttgtttGTGCTATATtcttccccgtgaccatgtgggtttcctcccgcattcaaATAACGTACGGATTAGTTATTGGTCACAGGGCCTATTTGGGCAGTGCAGACTTATTGGGTCAACAGggttgtatctctaagtaaaaaataaatctgtttgCTGCCAAGGTATAAATGAGGAATGCACAGTCAATAGAAAAATACTTCACAAAAACGAGTAGGCGTGACGGTAGAGGGTGAGTTACACATGGGAGGATTGTTACACCTGGTTGACTGGTTATCTGAGGGGTTGGGTTGGGGTTCCTCCACGGGCTCATTTGTTGTTGCTACTTCCCTGGCAACGTGTCGCTCCTGATCGTCAACGACCCAGTCTTACTCATTCCCATGCAGTCTGAGTTGGAATATTTCCCAGTgaagcccgcgcgcgggatgcAAGAGAAGACTGCAAGAAAGGCATCCCAGAAGGTCCTTATCCTGAAGACGTAGATAACCGGGTTGACCACAGAGTTGACGTGGGACATGATGACTGTGGTTAGCATCAGAGTTGTGGGGATGTGGCACTTTGGACAATAGAGCTTGATGCAGTTCAGGATATGCAGCGGGATCCAGCTGACAGTGAAGCAGAAGAGGACGATGAAGAGGGAAGTGGCCGTCTTAAATTCCTTACGGATTATTTTCCGCCGCTTCTCCTCCAAGCTGATGTTGACGTTCCTCTCGGCGATCCTCCGGATCTGCTTCTTGACCTCGAGGAAGATCTTGGCGTAGATGATGAACATGACGAAGAGCGGGAGGAGCATGCAGCCGATGAAGCTGAAGTACACCATGTAGGTCTCATCGATGATATTGTGGAAGAGGCACCTCTCGTCGCTGGTGGGCATCTTGCGCCAGCCCATCAGGGGCACCAGCCCGATGACCAGCGCCAGCAGCCAGGAGGTGACAATGACCAGCACCGTGTTCCTGGGCGTCACCAGCACCTGGTAGCGGAAGGGAGACAAGATGGCAACGTAGCGCTCGACAGCAATGGCTAACAGGCCAAAGATGGAGGCTTGGGTCAGGACGAGGAGCGTGCACAGCATAAGGACGCAGAGGTAGTAACTACACCTGGGGAGGCCGAGGTCCGAGAGCAGGGCACACGGGATGGCCACAGCGCCAACCAAAATGTCCGCCACAGCCAACGACACCAGGAAAAAGTTAGTCGTTGTCCTTAATTTTCTATTTCTGATCACAACAAAACAGATAAAACTGTTCCCCAAAACAGCAAAGAATGCTGTTAGGGTTTCAACTATAAAGTAGCCAATCCGGATATGGGGGAGAACATTTGAGCAATTGATCTTGGTCAGGGACAAGTTTGATGTAGCAGCGACCAACACATCCATCACGAGATGAGAATGCGCAAACGCTTCCTCcttattttttcttcctcttcctctcatcCCTTGAGGTCTTCATTGCTTGTCCTTCACTCCCACTCGTCACCAAAGGCAGATCTTCAACAAGTGGAGCCAGTTCCACCTTAAAGAAAATAGAGCCATAGAGtcagagagaagtacagcacagaaacaggcccttcagcccatctagtccatgccaaaaccatttaaactacctactcccattgacctgcacccacatcataaccctccacaccctcccatccatggacctacccaaacttctctaaaaCATTGAAGTCAAGcttgcatgtaccacttgtgccttcagctcgttccacactctcacagacttctgagtgaagaattccccccccccatgttctccttaaacttttcaccttgaaccattagcccatgacctctaattgtagacCCACAAAATCCTTTGTATATCCCTCATAATCAAAAtctatcaaatctgccctcaaccttctaaattccaatctaatctttccttataactcaggtccgccAGTCTGGGCAACATCGTTATCGTGACACCATGTTACTAGGCTCCCTAACTCCTTCCTGAAAAGGGACTACAGTGGTCCATTTCTGCAGTGTTCATTTCTGTGATTAAGTTCATAAAACAAAAAGACACATTTGCAGATTTatcaacttatttatttattgatataaggcacggaataggcccttctggcacttCTTGtcagatttaaccctagtctattcatgggacaatttacgatgaccaattcacctaccaaatggtgcatctttggactgtgggtggaaaccagagcacccggaggaaacccgtgcggtcacaggcggctgtggaagcAAGTCTTTACGTgcagtgtatttaaggcagaggctgatagatccttgattgacCAGAGTACttagggatacggggagaaggtaggagattggggctatgctggaaatggatcagccatgatgaaatggcagaacagacttgacgggccaaatggcctaattctcctcctatatcttatggttttgtgGTAATATTTATTTCCTTGAGCAAGTTATATAGAGTTTATGTTAATTTCAGTTTATAAAAATATTGTttgtcactttttttaatatactctGCTGCTTCTGAGAAAAACACTACCCTTTACGACATTTATACTACACCCCGGGTATGTAGAACTGCGGCAATAAATGTAAACTTGAACTTTTAACCCACACCTCCCAGCTTGTGTTTGTCGAGAGGAGGGAGAGCAGCCTTCGAGCTCGCTTTAAATTATTGCACGGAAGCTTGCAAAGGCAAAGCCTGAATGATGATATTTACAAAGATTTATTCTCCTTGCACAGGGCGTTGGCTGAACGTGCCTTCATTATCTGTATGGCCTGGTTAACCAGACGCCGTCCTTTCGAAGGTGAATAAAGGGCAGTGAGTAACTCTGAGACTGAGTTACAAGCTATACTGGTTTATTCTGAGGTTCAAATCTTAGCAGATCCACTCTGGGGGTATGCTCGGTACTGATTTCAAAATCATGCACTGGCTTTTCTGTCATAACATAGCAACCTGGTTCCTTAACACAACATGGACCTGGGTGTTGGGAGGCTCTACACTCAATTATAGCTTCCtcggcatccaggacatcttcaaggagcgatgcctcaaaaaggcggcgtccatcattaaggacccccgtcacccaggacatgccctcttctcattgttaccatcagggaggaggtacaggagcctgaagacacacactcaatgattcaggaacagcttcttcccctctgccatccattttctaggccattgaacctgtgaacattaACTTAGTACACTTTTTCCCTCTtttcacactacttatttaatttaacttttagtCAGCACAACATGTACTTTaagatggcggcgtgacgcagtttgcagcagcctctccggagatgatatctgttatttgtcaagcagggtgccgtgcacaatcctaatctgatgaaaaatggacgtgggagcacgaaggaacatctggaaatctccaggaaggccttcttcattaCTGCTGCTGTTatgaggtctgggtctctgctgagaagaacaggcccccagtccttggggtcgtgTTGCCGGTGGCCGGTCGGGACGtcgtagtgcgctcggcagaggatgtgccggaggggatggtcggaggctcggaggttcaacggactcggagtccgctgcggtcagggcactttcattgtgtgctgtgtctgtgaggctgagtccagCACCATGGAAGTCcacagcgggggtattcccttctatCACCtacgtgggatgacgagtctgtcgggaccctgaggacttgtggaaactgtgtggtggtttctctcgaacttacagtcttttaacatctttggactatttttactgtgcccatggtctgtttttttaaatcaattatggtacTGTTTGCACTGTTAACTATATGTTATaaaactatgtggttttgtgtaggtcttgtagctttagtttttggtttgttgggtggtagagttggtctcctgacttggtatgtctgggtagtcttgttttgtctggtggatttggaactcctttccggggaatgcgctaagatggtagcgcgatattagtACGCAGcaacctctccggactctggatgtgttatgtggattttctggtgtagactgttttgtcgtgtgcttttgtgatatcattctggaggaacgttgtctcatattttaactgcattgcatttgtggttactaaatgacaataaactgaaactgaactgaactgaaaaatATACAgtcctgtgtaaaagtcttatgcgcgcgcacacacacacacacacacacacacacactcactcacacacacagacacactgacacacacacacacactcactcacacacacagacacactgacacacacacacacactcactcacacacacagacagacacacacacaccacaatgacatactctctctctcacacacacacacactcacacaccacaatgacatactctctctctctcacacacacacacacacacacacacacacattgatatATATATACTGCTGGGGTGCCTAAAACATttacacagtactgcatttgtcaatgtggagcagagagcaagttgagaactctggcgggagcaaaggatgttgggaatggtgagggtggagcgccgcggCAGGGGTGAGGGATAGGTGGTAAAGAAGgggtgctgggggagggggggcaggGGTGCAGTGGCACCGATACAGACACACCccgccctgagacaccaggaaagatcaacaaacaactggtttattgatcgttacaaaatgtctctccggtgcctccctctccctgcccccttcccgctctcagtccacaacagagacccagatcagaatcaggtgtatcatcactcacatatataatgaaatttgtttcttttgtgGCAGgggtacagtgcaaaacataaaattactacagtactgtgcaaaagtcttaggtaccctaacTACTTTGtatatatgtgccaaagacttttgcatactatatatatatatattactgtAATTTACTGATTTTTATTTTTGAGTATTATAATGTACTGTTgttacataacaacaaatttgatgacatctgctggtgatattaaacctgattctgattctggttaggATTTGGAATGTCAGCAAAGATTCTTGCAAGTTTCTGTAGAGAatgttctgactggttgtatcagcACCTGGAATGGAGCCTTAAacgtacaagaggctgcagaggatggttgactcagccagttctatcacaaccctcccaccactgaggacatctttaagAGGCGGTGCCTCAAAATTGGCATCTataattaaagaccctcaccacctgCAACATGGCCTCTGCAGGGAGGAGGTAGATtagcctgaagacccactctcGACAGTTCAGAAAGAGCACCTTctcatctgccatcagatttctgaatgcttcatgaacccatgaacaccatctcattattcagcttcttccactcttttTGGAACTCTTTataatttttatgttttgcactgtgagtgagtgaggcctCTGTCAGTCAGAGGCAACCATAGGTGTTGTGTCCTGGCTGTCTAGATACAtaaaccagggcagtacaaaGGAGAGGatgctgttgcccgtgtagcaggctccccctctccacgcagctgaagaacccaaaggaacggccgagaccgatacagtttgacaccagcagcgtcacaggagttgccagtcaatgctgaactcagtgtaggactgtcttagggagtCCAGCTCTGTATTTTTTACTTGGGCTTTACTCCCAAACCCTTCCCCATTAGTGAGTATATCCGcagggcagcagaggtttgagatcagagtattccttctcctaggtgagctgcctaCCACGGCCGATGAGCCACAACAATTCCCTTGCCATATGCccgtgatattaaatctggttctgattccgaCATCTTACGTGTGCTGTCCtacagaagggtcttggcctgaggcGTCgacgctgcctggtctgctgagttcctccagcattgtcggTGTGTTGCTTACATGTGTTTGTCATCTTGTCTGTGCtacgtgtgctttgtgctgtgtgtgactgttggtgttgTGTTTTGCTCCTTGGTCCCAGAGTAAcactgtctcgtttggctgtattcatgtatggttgaatgacaattaaacttgaacttgtttaCTGACACACTAAACACATACCCACGGCATTAGGAGGACCACTCCAGACTGCAGATTGTATTCTCCCATTCAGTCAGATTAAGTGAGATTAATTAAGTTTATTTAAC is part of the Hemitrygon akajei chromosome 25, sHemAka1.3, whole genome shotgun sequence genome and harbors:
- the adorb1a gene encoding adenosine A2c receptor, giving the protein MDVLVAATSNLSLTKINCSNVLPHIRIGYFIVETLTAFFAVLGNSFICFVVIRNRKLRTTTNFFLVSLAVADILVGAVAIPCALLSDLGLPRCSYYLCVLMLCTLLVLTQASIFGLLAIAVERYVAILSPFRYQVLVTPRNTVLVIVTSWLLALVIGLVPLMGWRKMPTSDERCLFHNIIDETYMVYFSFIGCMLLPLFVMFIIYAKIFLEVKKQIRRIAERNVNISLEEKRRKIIRKEFKTATSLFIVLFCFTVSWIPLHILNCIKLYCPKCHIPTTLMLTTVIMSHVNSVVNPVIYVFRIRTFWDAFLAVFSCIPRAGFTGKYSNSDCMGMSKTGSLTIRSDTLPGK